In one window of Megalopta genalis isolate 19385.01 chromosome 8, iyMegGena1_principal, whole genome shotgun sequence DNA:
- the Ufsp1 gene encoding UFM1 specific peptidase 1 produces MIVDYTSSLLENVHRDILLPEPGRSFLIRGDYEYWHYGCDGFNDKGWGCGYRTLQTICSWIIKNRKLEHSVPNHRRVQEILVTLEDKERSFIGSREWIGSFEVCLVLNHLYEVLSKIIHVSSGKQLPDQIAVIKTHFEEFGSPIMMGGDRDCSSKCIVGIHEGVENTYMLIVDPHFVGQARSKEQLVSQHWVKWQSLNDFVDSSFYNLCLPQIKASTK; encoded by the exons ATGATCGTTGATTACACGAGCAGCTTGTTGGAAAACGTTCATCGGGACATTCTCCTGCCCGAACCGGGCCGAAGCTTCCTGATTCGCGGAGATTACGAGTACTGGCATTATGGCTGTGACGGATTTAACGATAAG GGTTGGGGTTGCGGATACAGAACTCTGCAGACGATTTGCTCGTGGATCATAAAAAACCGGAAATTAGAGCACTCTGTTCCGAATCACAGAAGGGTGCAGGAAATACTTGTGACTCTGGAAGACAAGGAGAGATCGTTTATTGGGTCGAGAGAATGGATAGGCAGTTTCGAA GTATGCCTtgtgctgaatcatttgtacgAGGTTCTCAGCAAGATTATTCACGTATCAAGCGGCAAACAATTGCCGGACCAGATAGCAGTTATTAAAACGCACTTCGAAGAGTTTGGTAGTCCAATAATGATGGGCGGAGACAGGGACTGCTCGAGTAAATGCATAGTTGGGATCCACGAGGGAGTGGAAAATACTTACATGCTGATCGTAGACCCTCATTTCGTCGGACAGGCAAGGAGCAAGGAGCAATTAGTGTCTCAACATTGGGTGAAATGGCAGAGCCTTAACGATTTCGTCGATAGTTCTTTTTACAATTTGTGTTTACCTCAGATCAAAGCTTCTACAAAATGA